In Deltaproteobacteria bacterium GWC2_55_46, a single window of DNA contains:
- a CDS encoding 6,7-dimethyl-8-ribityllumazine synthase yields the protein MPRIIEGDLSAKGLKVAIVLGRFNDFISERLLDGAVDTLLRSGASDGDIDVVKVPGSFEIPVVAKSLASSRRYDAILCLGCVIRGATPHFDYVAGEAAKGIARVALDFDTPVSFGIVTADNLEQAIERAGTKSGNKGRDAALTAIEMASLLKTLGKKR from the coding sequence ATGCCGAGGATAATAGAGGGCGATCTTAGCGCCAAAGGGCTCAAGGTAGCCATAGTCCTGGGAAGGTTCAACGACTTCATAAGCGAAAGGCTGCTTGACGGCGCGGTAGACACGCTCCTGCGTAGCGGGGCCTCAGACGGCGACATCGACGTCGTAAAGGTCCCTGGCTCTTTTGAGATACCTGTTGTCGCCAAAAGCCTCGCGTCGAGCAGGCGCTACGACGCGATCCTCTGCCTCGGCTGCGTAATAAGGGGGGCTACCCCGCACTTCGACTACGTGGCCGGCGAAGCCGCCAAGGGCATCGCCAGGGTGGCCCTCGATTTTGATACCCCCGTCTCCTTCGGCATCGTCACCGCCGACAACCTCGAGCAGGCTATAGAGCGGGCAGGCACCAAGTCCGGCAACAAGGGCAGGGACGCAGCCCTTACGGCCATCGAGATGGCCAGCCTCCTTAAGACCCTCGGAAAGAAGAGATAA
- a CDS encoding transcription antitermination factor NusB: MSLRRKARETALQILYKIDMSEGAPSVEGLDGGPLAPGTEARRYCDELVAGVTSRLDEINRTIEAHSENWTIERMAIVDRNILRIAVYELLYSKDVPYKVVIDEAVELAKRYGTEESGAFVNGIIDKVRKKTGSQGA, from the coding sequence ATGAGCTTGAGACGCAAGGCGAGGGAGACCGCCCTCCAGATACTCTACAAGATCGATATGTCGGAAGGCGCCCCGTCCGTGGAAGGGCTTGACGGAGGCCCTCTGGCGCCAGGGACCGAGGCCAGGAGATATTGCGACGAGCTGGTCGCGGGCGTCACATCGAGGCTCGATGAGATAAACAGGACCATCGAGGCCCATTCCGAGAACTGGACCATCGAGCGCATGGCTATCGTCGACCGGAACATATTAAGGATAGCCGTCTACGAGCTGCTCTATTCCAAGGACGTCCCGTATAAGGTCGTAATAGACGAGGCCGTAGAGCTCGCGAAGAGATACGGAACCGAGGAATCCGGCGCGTTCGTAAATGGCATTATAGACAAGGTCAGGAAGAAGACCGGTAGTCAAGGCGCTTAA
- a CDS encoding transcriptional regulator — translation MKVQLLDLASQYRKIRKEVLKEVKTVCDSQHYVLGKNVSGLEGEIAAYCGAKFAVGVASGTDAILLALMAAGVKAGDKVVTTPFTFFATAGSIARLGAVPLFVDIDPETYNIDPVKLENLLRKKGKGVKAIIPVHLYGQCADMDPIMKAARRHRVPVIEDAAQSIGAKYKGRRAGSIGDLGCLSFYPTKNLGCFGDGGMVTTNSPKLAERLKMLRVHGSRVRYYHDEVGLNSRLDELQAAILRVKLKYLDAWAAGREKNAGRYDSLFKRANIGGVLSIPRIQDGNRSVYNQYVIRVEKRDALRGHLTGLGVGSEVYYPLPLHMQKCFKGLGYKKGDFPVSEAAAREVLALPIYPELTSTQQKHVVLSIAGFYGKP, via the coding sequence GTGAAAGTTCAGCTATTAGACCTTGCCTCCCAGTACCGGAAGATCAGGAAAGAGGTATTGAAAGAGGTCAAGACCGTCTGCGATTCGCAGCACTACGTCCTTGGAAAGAACGTCTCCGGCCTTGAAGGAGAGATAGCCGCCTACTGCGGAGCGAAGTTCGCTGTAGGGGTGGCCTCTGGCACTGACGCTATACTGCTCGCCCTTATGGCCGCCGGGGTCAAGGCGGGAGATAAGGTCGTTACAACGCCCTTTACCTTCTTCGCTACCGCGGGGTCGATTGCGAGGCTCGGTGCGGTCCCGCTCTTCGTGGACATCGACCCGGAGACTTATAATATCGACCCGGTCAAGCTCGAAAATCTCCTCAGGAAGAAGGGCAAAGGGGTAAAGGCCATAATCCCGGTCCATTTGTACGGTCAGTGCGCGGACATGGACCCCATAATGAAGGCCGCCCGGAGGCACAGGGTGCCTGTAATAGAGGACGCGGCCCAATCCATAGGGGCGAAGTACAAGGGCAGAAGGGCAGGCTCCATAGGCGACCTGGGCTGCCTCTCGTTCTATCCCACCAAGAACCTTGGCTGCTTCGGCGACGGCGGCATGGTCACGACCAATAGCCCTAAGCTCGCGGAAAGGCTCAAGATGCTGAGGGTCCATGGCAGCCGCGTAAGGTATTATCATGACGAGGTCGGGCTCAACAGCAGGCTTGACGAGTTGCAGGCCGCGATTCTTCGTGTAAAATTGAAGTACCTTGACGCATGGGCAGCCGGAAGGGAAAAGAACGCCGGAAGGTACGACAGCCTTTTCAAACGGGCGAATATAGGCGGGGTGCTGAGCATACCGCGCATACAGGACGGAAATCGCTCGGTATACAACCAGTACGTCATAAGGGTCGAGAAGAGGGACGCGTTGAGGGGCCACCTGACGGGTCTTGGGGTGGGCTCGGAGGTCTATTATCCGCTCCCGCTCCATATGCAGAAGTGCTTCAAGGGGCTCGGGTACAAGAAGGGGGACTTTCCGGTCTCCGAGGCCGCGGCAAGGGAAGTTCTGGCTCTGCCCATATACCCTGAGCTCACCTCAACCCAGCAGAAGCACGTTGTGCTAAGCATAGCCGGCTTTTACGGAAAGCCCTGA
- a CDS encoding NAD-dependent dehydratase, which produces MAGLIVIRISRRESLKRILVTGGAGFIGSHLCERLLKDGNEVICLDNFFTGRKENIAHLLEDPGFEIIRHDVIEPVLLEVDQIYNLACPASPVHYQYNPVKTIKTNIMGALNMLGLAKRVRARILQASTSEVYGDPKVHPQVESYWGHANPIGPRACYDEGKRCAESLMFAYHRQNGVDIRVVRIFNTYGPRMLEDDGRVVSNFIVQALRGEDITVYGEGSQTRSFCYVDDMVEGIMKMMNNDDLVGPVNLGNPGEFTVLELANMVKKLTSSSSKIVHKPLPQDDPVQRRPDITIAKDSLGWRPLIGLEDGLLRSIEYFSSRINQSSGLTPL; this is translated from the coding sequence ATGGCGGGCCTCATTGTAATTCGAATCAGCAGGAGGGAATCCTTGAAAAGGATACTTGTGACCGGAGGCGCCGGTTTTATCGGCTCTCATCTGTGTGAAAGGCTCCTCAAAGACGGCAACGAGGTCATCTGCCTCGATAACTTTTTCACAGGCAGGAAAGAGAACATAGCCCACCTGCTGGAGGACCCCGGCTTCGAGATAATAAGGCATGACGTCATAGAGCCGGTGCTCCTCGAGGTCGACCAGATATACAACCTCGCCTGCCCGGCCTCTCCTGTCCATTACCAGTACAACCCTGTCAAGACCATAAAGACCAATATAATGGGCGCCCTCAACATGCTGGGCCTTGCCAAGAGGGTGAGGGCAAGGATACTCCAGGCGTCCACGTCAGAGGTATACGGCGACCCGAAGGTGCACCCGCAGGTCGAGAGCTACTGGGGGCACGCCAACCCGATCGGCCCCAGGGCCTGCTATGACGAGGGCAAGAGGTGCGCCGAGTCCCTCATGTTCGCCTATCACAGGCAAAACGGCGTGGACATAAGGGTCGTCAGGATATTCAATACCTACGGCCCAAGGATGCTCGAGGACGACGGCAGGGTCGTGAGCAACTTTATCGTACAGGCTCTGAGGGGCGAGGATATCACCGTCTACGGCGAAGGCTCGCAGACCCGCTCCTTCTGCTACGTTGACGACATGGTCGAAGGGATCATGAAGATGATGAACAACGACGACCTCGTAGGACCGGTGAACCTCGGCAACCCCGGGGAATTCACGGTGCTTGAGCTCGCGAACATGGTCAAAAAGCTCACCTCCAGCAGCTCAAAGATAGTGCACAAGCCCTTGCCGCAGGACGACCCCGTGCAGAGGAGGCCCGATATCACTATCGCGAAGGACTCGCTCGGCTGGAGGCCCCTCATCGGGCTTGAGGACGGCCTTTTAAGGTCGATAGAGTACTTTAGCTCCAGGATAAACCAGTCATCCGGGCTTACGCCCCTTTAA